AGTTGAAATCCTGTATTCCCCGCCGGAATACGACTTCAGATTCTTTGTTCTGCATTTTGCTTCTGTAAATAGAAATCTATTGAATGTTTATAAGGAATCGATATTTTATAAACAGTAAATAGCTGGCCTTTACTTTTCTTTTTTATGAAAGAGCTCAATAATTTTACTTAAAAAACCGGACAGCTTCCACAAATGGGTTCGTTATTTAAAATGTTTCAACTTTCTGCTGACTATCATAATTCATCGATATCTTATGTTAAGCAACAGCGTTCATCTACATTTCATTACTATTTAATTTTATTCATCAAAAAAACATGCACACATTTCATTATTAAAAACACTTAAACACGAACAAAAATCAATTAAACCCTTCAAAAAAGCGAAATACTCTCATTTAACCAGGTAAAAAAAGTGACCACCATCTCAATTCAAGCCTAATAAAACGGAAAATTAAACATCTTACAGAAGAAGGAGTCAATTATAAAACTATTGTTCATATTTCTGATAAAACTTATATCCATAAGATTATCAATGTATTTAAATATTAAAATAAAATTAAAATAAAAATATATTTTGTATATTTGCACTATTCTGTCTTAATGACGAAACAAATATACGAACAATGTTCGCTTTTTGAAAATAAAAAATGATTTTTTTACACATTTTTTCAACAAATAACTATAAACATATCAAAATGAACTATTTAGAATTCAAAGAAATCCGAAAGAAGCTAAACATGAAGCAGGCTGATATCGCAAAATCTATAGGAGTCGGCACCCGGGCTGTACAATATTGGGAAAAAGGCGAACGAAAAATTCCGGAAACCACAGCTTATTTTGTAACCAATCTTTTGCATGAACATGAAAACAAAATCAATGACAGCGCGTCACCTGTAGTTTTTTCCGACCTGAAGATCATGAACGTTCCGCTGGCCAACCAGTATGCACAAGCCGGCTATCTGCATAATTTCGCAGATGAGGAATATATAGAAAGCCTGCCCACCATTCCTTTTACCGATGATGTAGAGCACCGCGGTGAATATATGTGTTTTGAGGTGAAAGGTGACAGCATGGATGACGGATCCTACGAAAGCTATCTGGAAGGTGACATTATATTATGCCGGAATATCAGACAGGACTACTGGCTGAGCAGGCTGCATTATGATAAATGGGATTTTGTGATCGTACACAAGGAGAAAGGAATTCTGGTAAAAAGAATCATCAACCATGATGTGGAAAAAGGCATCATCACCCTTCATTCTCTCAATGAATATTATGATGATTTCGAAATCCACCTTCAGGATGTTGCCAAGCTTTTTAATATTATAAGCACCAGACGTAAGAATAACAGAAGATAATTTACTAAAAAAGCTGTTATACTGAAGAGGCTGTCCTAAAAGTCAAATATCCCTTTTGAGAA
The sequence above is a segment of the Chryseobacterium sp. MYb264 genome. Coding sequences within it:
- a CDS encoding S24 family peptidase; this translates as MNYLEFKEIRKKLNMKQADIAKSIGVGTRAVQYWEKGERKIPETTAYFVTNLLHEHENKINDSASPVVFSDLKIMNVPLANQYAQAGYLHNFADEEYIESLPTIPFTDDVEHRGEYMCFEVKGDSMDDGSYESYLEGDIILCRNIRQDYWLSRLHYDKWDFVIVHKEKGILVKRIINHDVEKGIITLHSLNEYYDDFEIHLQDVAKLFNIISTRRKNNRR